A region from the Arachis ipaensis cultivar K30076 chromosome B01, Araip1.1, whole genome shotgun sequence genome encodes:
- the LOC107610645 gene encoding uncharacterized protein LOC107610645 produces the protein MEKLMKNQELANKNHEASMRNLERQIRQLSKQPVERPTNAFSSDTIPNPKEECKAIQLRSGKTLEDDTKVDCKEGLKDEENDQKNSKKKEESQASLKGKQALEEQPQEQRKEIKPYVPPLPYPQRLHKEIKDQQFSKFLEIFKKLEINLPLAEALEQMPLYVKFLKELINKKRSWNEKETVILTQECSVVIQRGIPPKLKDLGSFLISCTIGNMTLERALYDLGASINLMPFFMMKKLAIEEVKPTRMSLQMADRSLNIPNGVVENLLVKVGEFIFPTDFVILDMEEEGHNSIILGRPFLATTRAIIDVEKGEMILRVHNEQMIINVFKAMQYPPEKENHMRV, from the coding sequence ATGGAGAAATTGATGAAGAATCAAGAACTGGCCAACAAAAATCATGAAGCTTCTATGAGGAATCTGGAAAGGCAAATTAGGCAATTGTCTAAGCAGCCAGTTGAAAGACCAACCAATGCCTTCTCCAGTGATACCATTCCCAACCctaaggaggaatgcaaggctatccagctaaggagtgggaagacactGGAAGATGATACCAAAGTTGATTGCAAGGAAGGACTAAAGGATGAAGAGAATGATCAAAAGAATTCCAAAAAGAAGGAGGAATCACAAGCTTCATTGAAGGGCAAGCAAGCCTTAGAGGAGCAACCACAAGAGCAAAGAAAGGAGATAAAGCCTTATGTCCCTCCTCTACCATACCCTCAAAGACTGCACAAAGAAATCAAAGACCAACAATTCTCCAAATTCCTGGAAATTTTCAAGAAGCTAGAGATCAACCTTCCACTTGCTGAGGCATTGGAACAAATGCCACTATATGTGAAATTCCTCAAGGAGCTCATcaataagaagagaagctggaatgaaAAGGAGACCGTGATCTTGACCCAAGAGTGCAGTGTCGTGATTCAAAGAGGcatcccaccaaaactcaaagacctAGGGAGCTTCCTCatatcatgcaccataggcaacatgacatTGGAAAGAGCTCTCTATGATTTGGGTGCTAGCATCAACCTGATGCCTTTTTTCATGATGAAAAAGCTTGcaatagaggaagttaaacctaCGAGAATGTCACTCCAAATGGCTGATAGATCACTCAACATACCTAATGGAGTGGTAGAGAATTTATTGGTGAAGGTTGGAGAATTCATCTTCCCTACTGATTTTGTCATCttagacatggaagaagagggacACAACTCAATTATCTTGGGGCGACCTTtcttagccacaacaagagccatcattgatgtagaaaaaggtgAAATGATTCTCAGGGTGCATAATGAGCAAATGATCATtaatgtcttcaaagcaatgCAATACCCTcctgagaaagaaaatcatatgagGGTGTAA